From Trueperella pecoris, a single genomic window includes:
- a CDS encoding LD-carboxypeptidase, whose product MAVIALSGCSNPPTGWRNEKFASLVKLLEGAGHEVDLRFREHFAGHEQFTSNGTVWRIDPRARAGLLNELFFDDDVEAIFDITGGDLANEVLPLIDWKLLSEHPKPFVGYSDLSTIVNAIVAVSGHATTLWNPWTALERGPRDIERILAGERIVPDVLGERELPTLPIIGGNLRCFSKLGGTSYWPTPEEPYLVVLEGMTMSMKAVATYTEYLKQIGLFTGAAGVILGQLTDIDRAGERACALGLVREITGLELWEAPQIGHSRDAAPVTIG is encoded by the coding sequence ATGGCAGTCATCGCACTGAGCGGATGCTCCAACCCACCCACCGGCTGGAGAAACGAGAAGTTCGCCAGCCTCGTCAAGCTCCTCGAAGGGGCCGGCCACGAGGTGGACCTCCGTTTTCGCGAGCACTTCGCGGGACACGAACAATTCACCTCCAACGGGACGGTGTGGCGGATAGACCCGCGTGCACGCGCCGGGCTCCTCAACGAGCTTTTCTTCGACGACGACGTCGAGGCCATCTTCGACATCACCGGCGGAGATCTTGCCAACGAGGTGCTTCCGCTCATCGACTGGAAGTTACTGAGCGAACATCCCAAACCGTTTGTCGGCTATTCAGACCTCTCGACGATCGTCAACGCCATCGTCGCCGTGAGCGGGCATGCGACGACGCTGTGGAATCCGTGGACCGCACTCGAACGTGGGCCGCGCGATATCGAGCGTATCCTGGCCGGTGAACGAATCGTGCCTGACGTCCTCGGCGAGCGCGAGCTGCCTACGCTACCGATCATCGGCGGTAATCTGCGTTGCTTTTCCAAGCTCGGCGGAACTTCCTATTGGCCCACGCCTGAGGAGCCGTACCTTGTTGTGCTGGAGGGCATGACGATGAGCATGAAGGCCGTGGCCACCTACACCGAATACCTCAAACAGATCGGTCTCTTCACCGGGGCCGCCGGCGTGATCCTCGGCCAACTGACGGACATCGACAGGGCCGGCGAGCGCGCGTGTGCCCTCGGTCTCGTCCGCGAAATCACCGGCCTCGAGCTGTGGGAAGCGCCGCAGATCGGGCACTCTCGCGACGCGGCGCCCGTCACGATCGGCTAA